The proteins below come from a single Magallana gigas chromosome 10, xbMagGiga1.1, whole genome shotgun sequence genomic window:
- the LOC136272369 gene encoding somatostatin receptor type 5-like, which produces MAIMSVTDLVHCSGKFGGLPSVCYTLTTIGSIDKVEEKSFTLPIHLESEDPVIFLFLVTFSTLGILGNASTLGIIICAKYFHKPPFMVIGTLALADLVSLFQYLSELIVVKLDKEIHDQYNQLFMTLIFTTAHASASHVVLLIGLRYYFVVTPLRARTKRSRVVNVASSLLWVFSVIFGLIYYAVRFNVQTKDVGTVVLFFRGYLLCVPCIFMGVFHCRKINNLRNSLNYCRISRQVRQMSAMILVIMSIYILSATFFPIAFSLHYYRVLKLRESKSIHVIARTLWLTNLSANPLIYFIYSPKVRQRVSLILRRKSSQQTTLERSSNRTLSMTRIC; this is translated from the coding sequence GGGAAATTCGGCGGGCTTCCTAGTGTCTGTTATACTCTGACAACCATTGGCAGTATAGACAAAGTAGAAGAGAAGTCTTTCACCCTTCCGATTCATTTAGAGTCAGAAGACCCtgtgatatttttgtttctcGTGACATTTTCAACACTTGGAATACTGGGAAACGCTTCAACACTTGGAATTATCATTTgtgcaaaatattttcataaacctcCGTTCATGGTTATAGGGACACTTGCTTTAGCCGATCTGGTTTCGTTATTTCAGTATCTCAGTGAGCTTATAGTCGTCAAATTGGACAAAGAAATACATGACCAATATAATCAATTGTTCATGACGTTGATATTTACCACAGCGCATGCGTCGGCCTCCCACGTAGTTTTACTCATAGGATTGCGTTACTATTTCGTGGTCACGCCCCTCCGAGCCCGCACCAAGAGATCACGTGTTGTAAATGTTGCGTCAAGTCTTCTATGGGTGTTCAGTGTGATTTTTGGGTTGATTTACTACGCCGTGAGATTTAACGTCCAAACGAAAGATGTGGGAACAGTTGTTCTTTTCTTCCGTGGATACCTCCTTTGTGTTCCTTGCATCTTTATGGGCGTGTTCCACTGcagaaaaattaacaatttaaggAACTCTTTGAATTACTGTCGAATCAGTAGACAAGTTCGACAGATGTCGGCAATGATTTTGGTGATCATGTCCATTTACATCCTTTCCGCAACCTTTTTCCCTATCGCATTTTCGTTACACTATTACAGAGTACTGAAGTTGCGTGAGAGTAAATCGATACATGTAATCGCAAGAACTCTTTGGCTGACAAATCTCTCGGCTAACCCTCTCATTTACTTCATATACAGTCCAAAAGTCCGACAACGCGTCTCGCTGATTTTGCGTCGTAAGTCATCTCAGCAGACGACTCTTGAGCGATCGAGCAATAGGACCCTATCCATGACCAGAATATGTTAG